GCTCTAAAATAACTCCCATTCTTAGTGTTCCAGAAGTAGTAGCAGCTGTTTTGTGCCACTTCCTGTCCTAAGCGTCTTGTAGATATCTTTCATTCAATTGCCAGTAAATCCCTTAGAGTTCTGAGTACTATGCATGCCTGCATTTTACAGCTGAAAGAGCTAAGGTTCTGAGAGGTGCAGTAGTAACCCAGAGGCACACAGCTTGAGAGGGGCAGAACTTCGGAATCTGACTTCAAGGCCTGTTTTCTCAGCCACTTGGGGAAATTGGGTGAAGAGATTAGGGGTTGGGGGCGGGCATGGTGCTTGGATGCTCTAAGCTAGTTGGTTTGCCTTGTTTTGACAGAAAAACCGGAAGCGTCGGAAccggaagaagaagaaaaagccccAGCGGGTGCGGGGAGCATCATCTGAGAGCTCTGGGGACCGAGAGAAAGAGTCAGCCCGGCCCCGTGGCTCTGACTCCCCAGCGGCTGATGTTGAAATTGAATATGTGACTGAAGAACCTGAAATTTATGAGCCCAACTTCATTTTCTTCAAGAGGATTTTTGAGGCTTTCAAGGTACAAGGAGCAGTGTGCTCTgaaggggcagagctgagcaGGGAAGGGGCAGGAATGGGGAAGGAGCGAGGTAAGAGGGGCATCTTTCCTGTGCCGGGTTCAGGAGCTAGGGAGGGGCCCAGTGTGGGGGTCTCCACGTTGTCTGCCTCCTCAGCTCACCGATGAcgtgaagaaggagaaagagaaggagccaGAGAAACTCGACAAACTGGAGAACTCTGCAGCCCCCAAGAAGAAGGGCTTTGAAGAGGAGCACAAGGACAGTGATGATGACAGCAGTGATGATGAACAAGTGAGGCCCACCCCCTCCTGTCGGGGAGACACGGACTCTGGGGACAGGTGGCTGAGATGCATCCAATGAGGGACTGTGGTGAACTCTTGCAGGAGAGAGTCCCTTTGGTGGCTGAAGTTTTGGGGTGAGCTTGGCAGGCTGATTCACACCTAAGAGTCCTGCTCGAAAGAGATGATTGTTCTGTTCTAGGAAAAGAAGCCAGAAGCCCCCAAGCTGTCCAAGAAGAAGCTGCGCCGAATGAATCGCTTCACTGTGGCTGAACTCAAGCAGGTGAGACCTGAGATGCTCCAGCaggccctggagcctgggagaCCCCACGAGGAGCTCCTCGAACACCGCAGTGGGGTTTTGCTTTGTGGGGGAGAGCTTTGAAGGAGGCCTGGGTGACTTAGGGTCCTTTGAGGAGGAGAAGGGTAAAGCTTTAGACCTGAGTGGTTGGGGCTTTCTAGAGGTGTGTTGCTGTGTCTTCCAGCTCGTAGCTCGGCCTGATGTTGTGGAGATGCACGATGTGACAGCACAGGACCCCAAGCTCTTGGTTCACCTCAAGGCCACTCGGAATTCGGTGCCCGTGCCACGCCACTGGTGTTTTAAGCGCAAGTACCTGCAGGGCAAACGAGGCATTGAGAAGCCCCCCTTCGAGCTGCCAGACTTCATCAAACGCACAGGCATCCAGGAGATGCGGGAGGCCCTGCAGGAGAAGGTGAGGGCCTGGCTGGGGCTCACTTCTGCCCTGGGGGATCCACGTCCTTAATAGCAGCCTGCTTCCGAATCGGGATCCGGTTCCCAGAACCCACCCACTCGTTAACTGTCTTATTATCCATTCTGCAGTTTGGAACTAGTCAGCAGTGCATGTGACACAGGAAGGGCAGTGGGGGAAGGACATCAACACAAGAAAGGCAGCCCTCACTCTATGATCAGAGCTAGTgctcctgccccacagaggccgAGACTTCTGGCTCGGAGTGGCTCCGTTTTCCCCTTGTCTCCTCGTCCCCTCTGCCTGCACTTTCCCAGCTCTCTTTGATCTGCACACGGTGACTCCTTTCCCTGCAGGTTGCTTTTGGCTGTGTGTAGTTCTCTGCCCCTAAAATGAGCCTGGTGCACTTTATGGCTAGAGCTTCATGGTGGTTGTGTAACTTcttaaatttagaattttcagTTAAATACTTTGAGTAGGTAACACTCGCGCGTACTGCAAAAATTCAGGAGGGACAGAAGTACATGGTGAGAACTCTGCCTCCCAGTTAGACTCCTGTCACCCAGTTCTCTCCAGAGGCAACTAATGAGAGCAGTCTCTTGATCAGatggcttaaaaaatatttattgatgcgCATAGCTGAGGATGATACACCTGTTTTGTTCAACGTGGATTATGTAACTTTGAGGGGTTTGAGCAGGAAGGATTTGGGTGACTTTCGGAATGAGATAAACGAGGTTTCATTTAATCTCTTTTGGGAATGGGGAGCCAGATGTATTCAGAGTCACATTTGGTGACTGCCTTTTCTGGTGTGTCTTCCGCCACTCTCCAGGAAGAACAGAAGACCATGAAATCAAAAATGCGAGAGAAGGTTCGGCCCAAGATGGGGAAGATTGACATTGACTACCAGAAGCTGCACGACGCCTTCTTCAAGTGGCAGACCAAGCCAAAGCTGACCATCCACGGGGACCTGTACTATGAGGTCCGGGAGGGGCCTGGGAGGACCGGCTGGGCTTTGGGTCGTGGCTGCGTGATTCGTGGTTGGCAGGACTTCCAAAGCTGGCACAGCAGCCAGTCCCCTCAGCCTCAGAGTGTCCATTAATTCCCTTGGACGGGATGGAATTTGGATCTTAAAATGAGGCGGTTTCCTGGAGGAGAGATGCAGACCATGTCTTCGAAATGATGATTATTTATGGTGGGCAGTTTAGGGACAGGGGGCCAGGTGGCAGATGCTTTTAGGAAACAGTTAATATTGGAGGTGggagaaaagttatttttttttcggATCCTTGAAATATCAATCACCATGATATCGTGGAGGTTTGAGGTGAAAGGACCTCGGAGATCACCCTGTCAGATGCCCTCGTTTTCCAGAGGAGAAGCAGGTCCTGAATTTGGCTGTGTTCTCACAGGGGTTAATGACAGCACCGGGAATCTTGCtgtcctcctccttcctggccTTTGTTCCTTTCCCTGCTTAGCCAGGGAGAGAAGTGAGGAGACTCTCAGTGGGAAGCAGGCAGCCTCAGCGGGATTTTCTATCTGATGTGGACGGGGACTTCTGTCTTTGTTCTCCTGTCCTCTCCCCATTGAGCTCCCAGCGTGTGTCTGGCATCCACAACGCAGCGGGCTCTGCTTTTTCCTCAGGGGAAGGAGTTTGAGACACGACTGAAGGAGAAGAAGCCAGGAGATCTGTCTGATGAGCTAAGGATTTCCTTGGGGATGCCAGTAGGACCAGTGAGTGCCGGCTACCTGActggggaagcagagggagaCAAAGGGAGAGGGTTGGGCGGATGCTATCTTCTCATTTTCCTGCAGAATGCCCACAAGGTCCCTCCCCCGTGGCTGATTGCCATGCAGCGATATGGGCCACCCCCGTCGTACCCCAACCTGAAAATCCCCGGGCTGAACTCGCCCATCCCTGAGGTGAGCACCGTCTTTTTCATTCTTAGCTGCCTCTGCCTTTTAACTAGAGGAtgatttgattttttcccccttctctcgCTTGTCTCGtttctctcatttccctttctctcatctcatgtgtgtctttttttttttttttagaaaaagtaatggtttttgttttaaaaaaaacctgacaTGCTCATCATAAAACAGTCCATCAGAATTGacaaatacaaagatgaaaataaatcacCCACAGTTTCACCActtagaaataaccaaatttaacATTTGGTGAATGTGTTTCCAGGTAGTTCTCCGATATATAtgagtggacagatagaaataattttatctcaGGAATGGCATCAAACTAATTTTTAgataaaaaaacattaaatttaggggccggccctgtggccgagtggttaagttcgcgcgctctgcttctgtggcccagggtttcgccagttcaaatcctgggcacggacatggcaccatttgtcaagccatgctggggtggcatcccacgtgtcacaactagaaggacccacatccaaaaatatgcaactgtgtatgaggggaggggctttgggagaaaaaggaaaaataaaatcttaaaataaaaaagcgttaaattttaaaaagttaacagaCAACAAAGTCATTAAAGTGAAAAAGTGATtgttaaatttcagataaaaatttcTGTCCATTAGGGGAAACAGATTCTAAAAGCTTTCCAGAGTTAGGAAAAATCAGTAAGCAATTGGGGTCATGTTCTTCAAAACACACAGTTCAGTTGCAGATGGCACAGACGTCTACCTCGAAGGCTGAGGTTATTAGCATactttctgcctccctcctccccatcccattGCCTCCAGATTTTTGTTGCTTACTACTTTTGCCTTGTAATGCTTCATAACGTTTAATTCCTCTCTGAAATCTGTCCAGAGTGCCCAGGTGTTAGTTCTGTACTTGGGAGCGTGACTTTTCTCCAGGACTCCGCTGTTTGTGTTGGAGCTCACCTGTGGAACTGACCTGGCATTCCCTCTCTTGCAGAGCTGTTCCTTTGGGTACCATGCTGGTGGCTGGGGCAAACCCCCAGTAGATGAGACCGGGAAACCACTCTATGGGGATGTGTTTGGAACCAATGCTGCCGAATTTCAGGTATGGGCGTGGCTGGCAAGCTTGGTCTTAGTTAAGGTCATGAAGCTTAAGATGGTTGGTTTATAGCGTCATTATCAGGGAGCTGGGTGTTGTGAAGTTTCGAAGTCTGAAAAAGAGCATGCATTTTCCTGAGATGTGATCCAAGCTCCCCACTAGAATCTGAGCTCTCTGTGGGCAGAGATTATTGTTTGTCTGTTTACGCTTACATCCCTTCAGCTTACAATAGCTTCAGTAGATGCTTagtaaacgtttgttgaatgaatgagtgatctCTTTCAGACCAAGACGGAGGAAGAAGAGATTGATCGGACCCCTTGGGGGGAGCTGGAGCCATCTGATGAAGAGTCTTccgaagaagaggaagaggaggaaagtgaTGAAGACAAACCAGATGAGACAGGCTTTATTACCCCTGCAGACAGGTGGGGGAAGCAGAGTCGGCCTCTCTGAAGTGGTCTATTTGTCTTTGGGGGCCTTCTCTTTACCCCAGAGCTTGTTCCTCTCTTCACAGTGGCCTCATCACTCCTGGAGGGTTCTCGTCAGTGCCAGCTGGAATGGAGACCCCTGAACTCATTGAGctgaggaagaagaagattgaGGAGGCGATGGACGGGTGAGGGAACCAGGCAGGGCTGAGAGGGAAGGCCTTCCTCTTCCCTTTAGCCTCTAGGTTGGCTGGCTGACTTTTGTCATCTGCCTGCCCCTTTTAACAATTACTGAGCACCAGCCgtgggccaggcactgctctaagcagTGAAGAAGACAGGCGAGGCAAACATCTCCTCAGAGAACAAGGTAATTTCAGATGTGGATAAGACAGTGAAGCAAAGGCAAGTGGGTAATGGGGTGTAGAGGGGTTTGCGTGGCAAGGAGGCCTTTGGGAAGGCCTCACCTAGGAGGAGGTGTTTGAGCTGAGAGCTGAATGTCAGCAACGAGCCAGCCACAGGATGATCGGGGCAGAAGGAACTTTAAGTGCAAGCAGTGCACGGGGCCCTGAGGCCGGCGGGGGCTTGCATAGCTGTGCATTTTGAAGCTCCCTTGTTAGGTATGTAAACCTGTAGGATTGGTaagtcttcttgatgaattgaccccctTTTCACGAGAtgatcttctctttgtccattctgttctttgttccctttttcctattttcctatcttttggattaaatattttttatgattccattttatctcctttgttcacTTATTACCTGTAAGGCTTTGCTTTGTTATTTTAGTGTTTATGATGTCCATCTTTGTCACAGTCTCCCTTCAAGTGACATTATACCAGTTTGGGATAGTATTAAAGACCTTACAGGCGTGtagttctcttctctcctcccaactTGTGCAGTAtcgtcatacattttacttttatatatgttcTAAACCCTACACTATGGTTATTTGTTTAAATGGTCAATTATCTTAtagagagatttaaataataagaatcagATATTAACCCAGGTAATTACCCTTTCCagtgttcttttgtttctttgtgaatATCCaggtttccatctggtatcattttccttctgcttgaaaAGCTTCCTTCCGCATTTCTTGTTGTGGGTCTGCTGGTCATGAATTCTTTTAGCTTTCGCAGTCTAAAAAGGTCTTCGTTTGTGATtgctttttgaaagatttttgccACATACAGGATTCTAGGTTGACAGTGGTTTTTTCTTTCactactttaaagatgttgctccagtGTCGTCTTTGTTGcattatttctgatgagaaatcttctgtcttccttcctttgttcatacataatgtgtcatttttctctggctgcttttaagattttctctttattgctgtTTGGAACAATTTGATTATATGTAGTGCAGTGTATTGGtgtaggtttttttcctatttctttgtttgGGGCTTGTTAGGCATCTTGAATTTtgcatttatagtttttattaattttggaaaaattttcaccattatttctccaaatattttttctgttcccttctctttctctctcctttgggaACTCCTATTATACACATATTAGATCTCTTGAAATTGTACTACtgctcactgatgctctgttcatttttaaaatcactattctctgtatttcattttagaaaatttctattcctgtgtcttcaagtttgctaatattttttctgCAATTTCTGATCTGACATTAATCTCATCCAGTGTAGTTTTCATCTTTAGCAGTGTGATTTGGgtctttttatatcttctgtgTCTCTTATTTAACTTTctgaacatatggaatacagtGACAGTAGCATTTTAATGTACTTGCCTGCTaatgctaacatctgtgccagttctGGGTTGATTTAAATTGAttcattattttcctcattaagggttgtattttcctgcttctttgcatgcctggtaattttggATTGGATGCCAGACTTGCTGAAATGTCCCTTGTTGGGTCCTGGACACTTCTGTGTTCCTGTGAATCTTCAGCTTTGCTCAGGGATACAGTTAAGgaacttggaaacagtttgattctTTGAGGTCTTGCTTTTCAGGTTCCTTAGGCAGCTCTGAAGCAGCGCGCAGTCCTCTCTGCTGCTGAGGCCCAAGACCCTCTGTATGCCCTAGCCAGTGCCCAGGAGGGTTTTCAGTCTGGCTGGTGGGACTGGCACTATTTCCAGTCCTGAGTGAGCGGCAGGCACTGTTACCACTAATCTTTTCGGGTGGTCCTTTCTCTGAGCTTGGTGCTTTCCTCCTCACGTGCGGTACTCACTTGAGTACTCGAGGGTGACCCTCCGTAGGTGTCTTGAGTTCCTGAGTCTCTGTGCTGCCTTCACCTCTCCAGCACTCTGTCCTGGGATCTCCAGCCGCCTTGGTCTCCCTGCACTTTCAGCCTCTCCCTTCAACTCATGGAGTCCTCTGGGCTCTACGTGGTTCCCCTCCACCCCCTCGCTCAGTGGCCTGCGAGCTCTCTCAGTGCAGTAGGCTGGGCAGTTGAACGACTCCATTTGCTGCCTGTCTCTCGGGAATCACTGTCCTTCGTTGCCTCATGTCTAGTGACTTGAAAACTACTGTCTgatatattttgcccattttttggttCTTTCAGGTGGGAGAGTAAATCTAGGCCCTCCTGCTCCTTGTCTGGAAGCAGGAGTCTCAAGTTTTGCAtattcaaggaagaaaaagaaggatacTGTGGCTGAGTATAGTGAGCAGGGATTAGGTAAATGACCAGATTTTGAAGCCTTTAGGTCTTGGtaaggagtttgggttttatttaaATGATGATCGAAAGCCTCAGTGGGTTTTGAGCAAAGGAGGGGCCGGATCTGAATTCTCCTTTAAGGCGTTTGCCTTGGCTGCTGTGTGAGAATAAACTGTCACTTCTTCCAGGGGGAGAGGTGGAGATGAAGCCCTGGTCTGGGTTGATATTGGTGGATTTGTTCTTGTGTTTCCAGTGGAGTGCTTGAAGTGGGTGGTGAGACTGGCTGTGGATGGCTCCCGCACCATTGCAAGGAAGGGCTAGGAGTTTGAGTTCTGTGTGTTAGAACTCCAGGCACGGCTTTgggcttttttctctcctgctaGCTTCTCCGTACCAAAGTTCTTCCGGAAACTTTCAGCCTCTGACTCTTAGCCCTTCCTTGCATGTGGGACTCTTGGTCTCTGATCCCCTAAACTTGATTCAGGGGACCCCCTTAACTCACTGTCTGTACTCCTTCCAGGCTATATTCCCTGGAATCAGcaacccctccccccaactcAGTTCTTTCTAGGGGTTTCCCTGACCTGCGGAAGTTTCTTGAGCATTGTTTTTCCCCTAAGTGTCTCAGAATCTCTCCAGGGAGCTGAGTGGAGGTGCTGCCCATGCTCCTTTTGCTTCCCCTCCAGAGACCCTTTCGGTCTTTGTTTTTGGGCTTGACCTCCTTGTCCTTTGCAGAAGTGAGACCCCTCAGCTGTTCACTGTGTTGCCAGAGAAGAGAACAGCCACTGTCGGGGGAGCCATGATGGGATCGACCCACATCTATGACATGTCCACGGTAAGCACTTGGAGGACACTGCTTTTGGGGGCTGGGAAAGGGGGCACATGGTAGGTCTTCAGAGCCTCTCTTTAGAGATGATAAGGCTCTGATCCCTTTGCCAGGTTATGAGCCGGAAGGGCCCAGCCCCCGAGCTGCAAGGTGTCGAAGTGGCCCTGGCACCTGAAGAGTTGGAGCTGGATCCCATGGCCATGACCCAGAAGTATGAAGAGCATGTGCGCGAGCAGCAGGCGCAAGTGGAGAAGGAAGACTTCAGTGACATGGTGGCTGAGCATGCTGCCAAACAGAAGGTAGGAGCTTACACGGGAACCCGTAGGGTGAGAGCCAGGGACCAAGGACTCCTTTTTCAGTGGAGTGGTGTCCTCTAGTGGTTAAGAGTCAGGGAGGAGGACTCAGTGCCTGCTGCCCTGAGCTTCCTTGGGGCTGGAAACCTTAGAAACTCTCCGGTGAGCTGCTCTCTTAAaggatgatgaaactgaggcacagggaagggaaggagcttTGCCAAGTCTGAAAATCTAGTTTCAGCACTTCTTCCACAGACCTCTGTGGCTGTCAGGCTGCCCACTCTTGTTTTGGGGATCAGTGAGTTGTTTaacctgtttttctctctctcttacagcAAAAGAAACGGAAAGCTCAGCCCCAGGACAGCCGTGGAGGCAGCAAGAAATACAAGGAGTTCAAATTTTAGGTTCCCTCACACACCCAGCCCTCCTCCATTAGGCCCTTTGCCTGGACACCTGGGCTTCACACATGGGTCCCCAAGAGCTGACTCTGCCACAATTCGCAAAGGCTTCTCATTTCATGTTCTTATTTTAgacctgttttgtaaataaagctgttTCCCAAGGAAAGAGATGAATATGTAACACTCctgatcttccttcctttccttttagtCCCCTCCTGCAAAAGGGCTAAAACAGCCTTTTTCTACAACTTCAGGGCTGCCCTAGTGACCAGGGCATGCACCTGCATCCCATGTTGCAGTTGAGACTGGTATGAAGCCAGCCAGGCTGAAACTGTGTGTTGTACCACTGCCGCCTTCCTAGGAAGGCTCTGGGAAGTGCCTCAAGGTCTGCTTTGACCTTACTACGTTGTCCTTGGGGAGTAAAAATAGCCAGCTTAGCGCCCTGGCTGTGCTGAGGAAGTACAGTGGGCTTGGGAAGTAGGCCAGGTCAGGCCTTCCTAATAGACCAAAAGAGTCCAAGTCCTTACCTGGGAGAGAACACGGCTCAAAATCGAGATGGTCTTGAGTCCGTGTGAGCTCCTGGGTGGTTAAACCAACCAGTCTCCAGGttttggtgtgtgtggggggcttGCTCTCCAGGTTCTGGTTCCCCATCCCAAGAAGTCTTCCTGGCAGGCTAGACTGCACTGAACCGCTGGGTCCAATAGGCATTTTGGGAGTGCTGGGGAGAGAAGTCACAAACTGCTGTTGTACCACCGGTGTTGGTGTAAGTGCACCAACTGGGGTGGCGACGTGCGAAAGCTCCAAGATGGTTTCTGGAGGAGGGAATGTGGCAGTTGAGCTAGGCCTTGGAAGGAACAGAATTTTAGGAATTTAGTAAGtgatgaagcagaaaaaacatTCCAAGTGGAAGAAATTGAGGGCCAGGACGGGGGACGTGGGACTCTGTAATGGTTCTTTAGAGGAAGGGGGCGGTagggacagaaaaggagaaaggtggGTTCCAGATGGGCCAGGGCTTAGCTTTATAATTCCCCCCGTGCAAGGGCATTTTGGACTCCAGGTCCCTGAGTCTgcccacactggagagaagcaggGGCGGAAACTTCACGGCCCGGGGGCGCCCTGGCTGTGGCTGCTGGCTCATCACCTCGGTTGCTGATCGTGGCGAAGAAACCCCGGGCGGACAGCGGGGGCCAGGGGGCGGTCGGGAAGCTCGCTTGGGCCCGCTGCGGGTTCTGCCTGGGCTCCGCAAACCCGAGGGGGCCGAGGCGCGCTCCCGCCGCGCTCCCTCCCTGCCGGGGCCGCGCCCCAGAAAAGCGGGATTTCCGCTGGCCCGGCTGCCGCCGCCGGCGAGAGAACGATGGGAGAGGGGAGGACGGAGCTAGCTGGCTGCCGCCCGCGCGCAGACTTGGGAAGAGTCCGGCCGAGCGCGCGCCGGCCGCGGACCCCTCCCCGAAGAGCGGCGGGCGCGCGCCCACAGGCGGCCGGGGCGCGAGCGCGAGCCGGGGCCCCGCCCCTCGGGGCTGGGTGGGGCGGGCGCGAGCCGgggctccccgccccctccccggaCACGCCCACCCAGTGTCTCGGCGGCGCGAGCCGCAACAGGCAGCGGCGGGCGAGCGCGAGGACCGCGCGCCGGGAGGCCCCGCGCGTGCGTGCAGCctctcgctcgctcgctcgcgcGCTCGGGCGGGCGGGCTGAGGAGACGAGCCgagcccccgccgccgccgcgggagAAGGCTGGGCGTCTGCTCGGCGTCGCGGCGATCCCCGCAGCCCCGCTCCCCCACCCCGGCCGGGCCATGGCGGAACGCGGAGGGGCGGGCGGTGGTCCCGGAGGCGCCGGGGGCGGCAGCGGCCAGCGGGGCTCCGGGGTCGCCCAGTCCCCGCAGCAGCCGCCGCCGTCGCAGCAGCCGGCGCCGCAGCAGCCGACGCCCCCCAAGCTGGCCCAGGCCACCTCGTCGTCCTCGTCCACCTCGGCGGCGGCCGCCTCCTCCTCGTCCTCGTCCACCTCCACCTCCATGGCCGTCGCGGTGGCCTCGGGCTCCGCGCCTCCCGGCGGCCCGGGGCCAGGCCGCACCCCCGCCCCCGTGCAGATGAACCTGTACGCCACCTGGGAGGTGGACCGGAGCTCGTCCAGCTGCGTGCCCAGGTGAGCGGGGGGGCGGCAGGGGACCGGGCCCTCGGGGCTGCCGGGCCGGGTCGGTGGTAGGCCCCCGTGTTCCCGAATTCCTCCCGGTCCCATCGTCCAAGGGGGCGCCCCCCACTTTAGGTCCCCCTCGCCCCCGCCGCCTGACTCCTGCCTGGCCTCCCAGGACTCCGCCTGCGGGGACCCCGCCCTCTCCTGCAGCCCCACCTTCTGCCTCCGGCCGGGaccaccctcttcccctccccgaTCGGGGcctcctgggctcccagccctgggcctcctCCGTTGATCTGACCGAATCCGGCCTTCCTGACGGTCAGTTTCCCCGCGTGAGTCACAGACTTTCCCTGCCTCGCCGGCGCCCGTGGGCTGTACATATGTTACATAGATGTGGTATAGATCGCTCTTGATATTGTTTCCCAATACACTCGGCATGTGCCAAACTCGGTTGTCACCTTCTGCCAGGTAAAGCCCGGATAGTAACCCTTGGGGCTGCTAGTTAGTCTTCCATACACATGTTCATTCGTACTTCAAATGACACGCGTTCTGTCCCGGTCTCCACGCTCTTGTAAAAGTCCTATTCAGTGTGGCTTCAGGAgtatttctcattctctctttcctgcaAGGCTCCATAAAATTACTGCCTTGTTTCAAAATTCAGTTCATTCCTCTGTCTGTTGGAACCATCTGGGGACTTTCCTTCCATTGGTAAAATATGCCTGAGTTTGGCATATTTCCTGTTTCTGTATTGGTAAGACAGTCTTCCTCCAACTCTTAGGGGACGCTGTGCAGTGTCTTACAGTTCACCCTTTGAATAGATGCTGTGGAGCTGGTTTCACCCAGTAAGCCCAGAGAAGTGCCCGGAGGTGATCTTTTTGTCACCTCTAAACTGAATTGATTCTGTTGGCTTGGAGTCTTGGGCTCACTCCTTCCTCTGTTAGCCCAGCCTTGGGCAGAAGGATCTGTAAATCGGGGTTAGGGAGCATTGTCTGGTTCCACCTTcaactctatttttcttttttcctctcttcgcTTTGAATTATTTCATGCATAGaaagttttatgtatatatatctcctaGATAGGATATTAAAAGTGCCACGAGAAGTAGATTTGTATACTTGACTTAGCTTGAGAAATAGAGCGTTACCAGTTATGTCACAGCCTTCAGGATGCTCCTTCCTGACCACATCCCTTTCTTCCCCTTACAAAGGTAAACACTATTCTGAAttgtttgtttatcatttctcttatcttttaaaaatagttttactaCATATGTGCATCTCTaaacaatattttttagtttGGGATTTTTTGAAGTTTATATAAATGCTATCATACTGTATGTATTCTGTGACctattttagtgtttttttttaactcaacatTAAGTTTGTGAGAATAATCAATGTTGTATGGTAGCTCTAGTTTCAATATTTTCACTAATGGATAGAATTTCATCGTATGAATATATCATAATTCTCCTTTTCATGAGCTTTGGCTTGTTTCCTGGTTGTGAACAtgaacagtaaatatttttgtctgGGACTCCTGGTGCTCCTTGCAAGTTTCTTTAGGACATCTTTATATGTAGAGGTGGAATTGCTGTTCACAGGGTATACATCTGGAACTTTTTTAGATAGTGCTCGATTGTTTTCCAGTAGGCCCTCTCTGCTCTTCATGTCTTTTGTGTTTCGGCATTCACTTCACTGACTtagactttctttctctctctcctttctttagGGTAATCAGGAGCCACGttagtttggtttggtttggccAGCACCCTAGCACAACACCAGACTCGAGTAGGAGCCGAGTATGTGATGGCGTTGCTCTCTTGGTCCT
This sequence is a window from Equus caballus isolate H_3958 breed thoroughbred chromosome 12, TB-T2T, whole genome shotgun sequence. Protein-coding genes within it:
- the SF3B2 gene encoding splicing factor 3B subunit 2 isoform X2, whose amino-acid sequence is MATEHPEPPKGELQLPPPPPPGHYGAWAAQELQAKLAEIGAPIQGSREELVERLQTYTRQTGIVLNRPVLRGEDGDKAAPPPMSAQLSGIPMPPPPMGLPPLQPPPPPPPPPPGLGLGFPMAVGPRPPNLGPPPPLRVGEPVALSEEERLKLAQQQAALLMQQEERAKQQGDHSLKEHELLEQQKRAAVLLEQERQQQEIAKMGTPVPRPPQDLGQIGVRTPLGPRVAAPVGPTPTVLPMGAPVPRPRGPPPPPGDENREMDDPSVGPKIPQALEKILQLKESRQEEMNSQQEEEEMETDARSSLGQSASETEEDTVSVSKKEKNRKRRNRKKKKKPQRVRGASSESSGDREKESARPRGSDSPAADVEIEYVTEEPEIYEPNFIFFKRIFEAFKLTDDVKKEKEKEPEKLDKLENSAAPKKKGFEEEHKDSDDDSSDDEQEKKPEAPKLSKKKLRRMNRFTVAELKQLVARPDVVEMHDVTAQDPKLLVHLKATRNSVPVPRHWCFKRKYLQGKRGIEKPPFELPDFIKRTGIQEMREALQEKEEQKTMKSKMREKVRPKMGKIDIDYQKLHDAFFKWQTKPKLTIHGDLYYEGKEFETRLKEKKPGDLSDELRISLGMPVGPNAHKVPPPWLIAMQRYGPPPSYPNLKIPGLNSPIPESCSFGYHAGGWGKPPVDETGKPLYGDVFGTNAAEFQTKTEEEEIDRTPWGELEPSDEESSEEEEEEESDEDKPDETGFITPADSGLITPGGFSSVPAGMETPELIELRKKKIEEAMDGSETPQLFTVLPEKRTATVGGAMMGSTHIYDMSTVMSRKGPAPELQGVEVALAPEELELDPMAMTQKYEEHVREQQAQVEKEDFSDMVAEHAAKQKQKKRKAQPQDSRGGSKKYKEFKF
- the SF3B2 gene encoding splicing factor 3B subunit 2 isoform X1, with translation MATEHPEPPKGELQLPPPPPPGHYGAWAAQELQAKLAEIGAPIQAGSREELVERLQTYTRQTGIVLNRPVLRGEDGDKAAPPPMSAQLSGIPMPPPPMGLPPLQPPPPPPPPPPGLGLGFPMAVGPRPPNLGPPPPLRVGEPVALSEEERLKLAQQQAALLMQQEERAKQQGDHSLKEHELLEQQKRAAVLLEQERQQQEIAKMGTPVPRPPQDLGQIGVRTPLGPRVAAPVGPTPTVLPMGAPVPRPRGPPPPPGDENREMDDPSVGPKIPQALEKILQLKESRQEEMNSQQEEEEMETDARSSLGQSASETEEDTVSVSKKEKNRKRRNRKKKKKPQRVRGASSESSGDREKESARPRGSDSPAADVEIEYVTEEPEIYEPNFIFFKRIFEAFKLTDDVKKEKEKEPEKLDKLENSAAPKKKGFEEEHKDSDDDSSDDEQEKKPEAPKLSKKKLRRMNRFTVAELKQLVARPDVVEMHDVTAQDPKLLVHLKATRNSVPVPRHWCFKRKYLQGKRGIEKPPFELPDFIKRTGIQEMREALQEKEEQKTMKSKMREKVRPKMGKIDIDYQKLHDAFFKWQTKPKLTIHGDLYYEGKEFETRLKEKKPGDLSDELRISLGMPVGPNAHKVPPPWLIAMQRYGPPPSYPNLKIPGLNSPIPESCSFGYHAGGWGKPPVDETGKPLYGDVFGTNAAEFQTKTEEEEIDRTPWGELEPSDEESSEEEEEEESDEDKPDETGFITPADSGLITPGGFSSVPAGMETPELIELRKKKIEEAMDGSETPQLFTVLPEKRTATVGGAMMGSTHIYDMSTVMSRKGPAPELQGVEVALAPEELELDPMAMTQKYEEHVREQQAQVEKEDFSDMVAEHAAKQKQKKRKAQPQDSRGGSKKYKEFKF